A window of Polaromonas hydrogenivorans contains these coding sequences:
- a CDS encoding electron transfer flavoprotein-ubiquinone oxidoreductase: MTPAEILAQYGPREAIEYDVVVVVVGGGPGGLSAAIRLKQLASEQGTELSVVVLEKGSEPGAHILSGAVMDPRALTELIPDWKALGAPLTQPVTGDEVLFLSETGATRTPDFLVPDCFHNEGNYVISLGNVTRWLAGQAESLGVEIFPGFAAAEVLYNDDGSVKGVATGNLGVGKDGEPTGNFQLGMELHGKYTVFAEGARGHLGRQLISRFKLDEGKDPQAYALGVKELWEIDPAKHQSGLVVHTAGWPMDSATYGGGFLYHLEGNQVTLGFVTGLDYSNPYLSPFEEMQRWKTHPAIRKYLEGGKRIGYGARAITAGGALSLPKTVFPGGALIGCEAGYLNASRIKGSHAAIKTGMLAAEAAYAAVTSGRQHDELSSYPEAYEKSWLAAELNQARNFKAWFKKGVYVGSLMTGIEQWLLPRLGIKSPPWTIHRDKPDHAMLKLASECQPILYPKPDNKITFDRLTSVFISNTNHEEHQPAHLTLKDASVPVAVNLALYAGPESRYCPAGVYEFVKNPDNTDRLQINAQNCVHCKTCDIKDPTQNIVWVTPEGGGGPNYSGM, from the coding sequence ATGACCCCAGCAGAAATCCTGGCCCAGTACGGCCCCCGAGAAGCGATTGAGTACGACGTGGTCGTGGTCGTGGTCGGCGGCGGCCCGGGCGGGCTGTCGGCGGCCATTCGCCTCAAGCAGCTGGCCAGCGAGCAAGGCACGGAGCTGTCCGTCGTCGTGCTCGAAAAAGGCTCCGAACCCGGCGCGCACATCCTCTCGGGCGCGGTGATGGACCCCAGGGCGCTCACCGAGCTGATCCCCGACTGGAAGGCACTCGGCGCGCCCTTGACGCAGCCCGTGACTGGCGACGAGGTCTTGTTCCTGAGCGAAACCGGCGCCACCCGGACCCCTGATTTCCTCGTGCCCGACTGCTTTCACAACGAAGGCAACTACGTCATCAGCCTGGGCAACGTGACGCGCTGGCTGGCTGGTCAAGCCGAAAGCCTGGGCGTTGAAATCTTTCCCGGCTTTGCCGCCGCCGAGGTGCTGTACAACGACGATGGCTCCGTCAAGGGCGTGGCCACGGGCAACCTCGGTGTCGGCAAGGACGGCGAGCCCACGGGCAACTTCCAGCTCGGCATGGAGCTGCACGGCAAGTACACGGTGTTTGCCGAAGGCGCGCGCGGCCACCTGGGCCGCCAGCTGATCAGCCGCTTCAAGCTCGACGAGGGCAAAGACCCGCAGGCCTACGCGCTGGGCGTGAAGGAACTCTGGGAGATCGACCCGGCCAAACACCAGAGCGGCCTGGTCGTTCACACCGCCGGCTGGCCGATGGACAGCGCTACCTACGGCGGCGGCTTTCTCTACCACCTGGAGGGCAACCAGGTCACGCTGGGCTTTGTCACCGGGCTGGACTACAGCAATCCTTATCTCAGCCCGTTCGAGGAAATGCAGCGCTGGAAGACGCATCCGGCGATCCGCAAGTATCTGGAGGGCGGCAAGCGCATCGGCTACGGCGCGCGGGCCATCACGGCCGGCGGCGCGCTGAGCCTGCCCAAGACCGTGTTTCCCGGCGGCGCGCTGATCGGCTGCGAGGCCGGCTACCTGAACGCCAGCCGCATCAAGGGCAGCCACGCGGCGATCAAGACCGGCATGCTCGCGGCCGAAGCGGCGTATGCCGCAGTGACTTCAGGACGCCAGCATGACGAGCTGAGCAGCTACCCCGAGGCGTACGAAAAAAGCTGGCTGGCTGCGGAACTCAACCAGGCGCGCAACTTCAAGGCCTGGTTCAAGAAGGGCGTGTACGTGGGCTCGCTGATGACCGGCATCGAGCAATGGCTCTTGCCCCGGCTCGGCATCAAGAGCCCGCCGTGGACGATTCACCGCGACAAGCCTGATCACGCGATGCTCAAGCTGGCATCCGAGTGCCAGCCCATCCTTTATCCCAAGCCCGACAACAAGATCACGTTTGACCGCCTGACCTCGGTGTTCATCAGCAACACCAACCACGAGGAGCACCAGCCCGCACACCTGACCTTGAAGGACGCGAGCGTTCCGGTCGCTGTCAACCTGGCCCTCTACGCCGGTCCCGAGAGCCGCTACTGCCCGGCTGGCGTCTACGAGTTCGTGAAGAACCCGGACAACACGGACCGCCTGCAGATCAACGCGCAGAACTGCGTTCACTGCAAGACGTGCGACATCAAGGACCCGACGCAGAACATCGTCTGGGTCACCCCCGAGGGCGGCGGCGGGCCCAACTACAGCGGCATGTAA